One window of the Eschrichtius robustus isolate mEscRob2 chromosome X, mEscRob2.pri, whole genome shotgun sequence genome contains the following:
- the POU3F4 gene encoding POU domain, class 3, transcription factor 4, protein MATAASNPYSILSSSSMVHADSAGMQQGSPFRNPQKLLQSDYLQGVPSNGHPLGHHWVTSLSDGGPWSSTLATSPLEQQDVKPGREDLQLGAIIHHRSPHVAHHSPHTNHPNAWGASPAPNPSITSSSQPLNVYSQPGFTVSGMLEHGGLTPPPASASTQSLHPVLREPPDHGDLGSHHCQDHSDEETPTSDELEQFAKQFKQRRIKLGFTQADVGLALGTLYGNVFSQTTICRFEALQLSFKNMCKLKPLLNKWLEEADSSTGSPTSIDKIAAQGRKRKKRTSIEVSVKGVLETHFLKCPKPAAQEISSLADSLQLEKEVVRVWFCNRRQKEKRMTPPGDQQPHEVYSHTHTVKTDTSCHDL, encoded by the coding sequence ATGGCCACAGCTGCCTCGAATCCCTACAGCATTCTCAGTTCCAGCTCTATGGTCCATGCGGACTCTGCGGGCATGCAGCAGGGGAGTCCTTTCCGAAACCCTCAGAAACTTCTCCAAAGTGATTACTTGCAGGGAGTTCCTAGCAATGGGCATCCCCTCGGGCATCACTGGGTGACCAGTCTGAGCGATGGAGGCCCATGGTCTTCCACACTGGCCACCAGCCCCCTGGAACAGCAAGACGTGAAGCCTGGGCGCGAAGACCTACAGTTGGGCGCAATCATCCATCACCGCTCTCCGCACGTCGCCCACCACTCTCCGCACACTAACCACCCGAATGCTTGGGGGGCGAGCCCGGCTCCGAATCCGTCCATCACGTCGAGCAGCCAACCCCTTAACGTGTACTCGCAGCCGGGCTTCACGGTGAGCGGCATGCTGGAGCACGGGGGACTCACTCCACCGCCGGCCTCTGCCTCCACGCAGAGCTTACACCCAGTGCTCCGGGAACCCCCAGACCACGGCGACCTAGGTTCGCACCACTGCCAGGACCACTCGGACGAGGAGACACCAACCTCGGATGAGTTGGAACAGTTCGCCAAACAGTTCAAACAAAGAAGAATCAAGTTGGGCTTCACGCAGGCTGACGTGGGGCTGGCGCTGGGCACACTGTACGGCAACGTGTTCTCTCAGACCACCATCTGCAGGTTCGAGGCCTTACAACTGAGCTTCAAGAACATGTGCAAGCTGAAGCCGCTGCTGAACAAGTGGCTGGAGGAGGCTGATTCGTCCACAGGGAGTCCGACCAGCATTGACAAGATCGCGGCGCAGGGCCGCAAGCGCAAGAAGCGAACCTCTATCGAGGTGAGTGTCAAGGGCGTACTGGAGACGCATTTCCTCAAGTGTCCCAAGCCTGCCGCGCAGGAGATTTCCTCGCTGGCAGACAGCCTCCAGTTGGAGAAAGAAGTGGTGCGTGTCTGGTTCTGTAAtcgaagacagaaagagaaaagaatgactcCACCAGGGGATCAGCAGCCACATGAGGTTTATTCGCACACGCACACGGTGAAAACAGACACGTCCTGCCACGATCTCTGA